CAGCAGATCCAGTGTTTTTGCTTCCTTCAGTATATGCGCGGGCGCGTCGATGTGGGTGCCGGTATGGGAAAAAAAAGTGAGCTTCTGTTCCCGGAAGCCAACCTCCTCGATCAGACAGACCGGTGTAAACAAAGGCGGTTCGGAGCCCGGATAAACCGGCATGCCCGGAGCCAGGGAATGCGTCAAGTCAACAATGTGCATTTGTTTCTTCCTTCCGTAAACCGTCGGGTGTATAATTACATTTTATATTAGCAGCGTTGCGTTTGAAAGGCGATATGAAATTTGGGCTTGATCATAACTGCGGCCACCATGTCACGGGGTCCGTCCCGCCCCATTGCCGGCTTCTCCAGCACGATCCGGGGGATGCCGGGCCCATGAAGCTAAAGCGCAAAAGCTCGGCAAGCCTCAAACAGTTTGCGCTTCTTAACGCTTCATGGCCCCGACATCTTTTCCCCGGATCGTGCCATGTCGTACGCCGGTAACGGGCGGGACTTCGAGGCTACGCACAGCAAAATATGGCCGCAGTTATGATCAAGCCCTGAAATTTTAACCGAAACTTTCCATATACCATCCGGCCGCCGGTTTTCAGCAGGTTCGGGCATGCGTCAGGTACAGGACGTCTTCCGGCAGGATGATGTGGTACCAGACAATTGCAATGTTGCAATGCCAGCAAAGCATGCTGCCACATTTATGAGGTTCAAAATGCGACATGAGATCATCCGCCCGACCCGGTACGGGAAATTTTCGGAATCCCAAGGGCGATCGGTCCGGACCGAACCGGATACTTTCCTCGAAGCTTTCCTTTTGTTTCGGTGATTTTTTTGCTAAGTAACGGGTATTAAATAAATTGTATAAAATCAGATTCAAACCGTCCGCCTGATCCGGCAATCATCATTATGAAAAAAAAGACACTGAAAAGCATTCCTAACTTTGTAACGGATATTATCCTCGAGAGTATTTCCGAAGGCGTGTTTACCGTCGATCATGAATGGCGGATTACCTCGTTTAACCGGGCTGCCGAACAGATTACCGGTATTTCCCGCGGGGAAGCCGTCGGAAAACATTGCTGGGATGTGTTCCGGTCCAACATGTGTGAAATCGACTGTGCACTTCGTCGCACCATGAAGCAGGGGAAACCGTTTGTGGACACTGCGACCTATATCGTAAACAGCGAAAAAAGAAGTATCCCGGTCGTCGTATGCACTTCGCTGTTAAAGGATGAGAATGGTACGGTTCTGGGGGGGGTGGAAACGTTTCGCGACATGAGTATGGTCGAAGAACTCCGCCGGAAACTGGATGCCCGGAATCAGATCGGCGATATGGTCAGCCGCAGTCCTGCGATGCATAAAATATTTGCCATTTTACCCCAGGTGGCCGAAAGCGGAAGCACGGTGTTGATTCAGGGGGAAACGGGCACCGGCAAAGAACTGCTGGCCCGTGCCCTTCACGCCTTAAGCCCGCGAAAGGATAAACCCTTTGTGGCTATCAACTGCGGGGCGCTTCCCGATACCCTTCTGGAATCAGAACTTTTTGGTTACAAAGCCGGTGCGTTTACTGATGCCCGCAAAGACAAATCCGGGCATTTTGAACGGGCCCGGGGGGGAAGCATTTTTCTGGATGAAATCGGGGATATCAGCCCGGCATTTCAGGTGAGATTGCTGCGGGTCCTTCAGGAACGTACCTTTTATCCGCTGGGGAGCACAAAACCGGAAAATGCGGATGTGAGAATCATCGCTGCCTCCAATAAAGATCTGGACGAACTGGTGAAAGCGGGTTCCTTTCGGGAGGATCTGTTTTATCGCATCCATGTGGTTCGGCTGGATCTGCCCCCGCTTCGGCACCGTAAGGAGGATATCCCCCTGCTGGCAGAGCACTTTATCCAGCGTCTTAATCTGCAGAGAGGTCGGACTGTCCAGGGCTTGAGTCATGAAGCGCTGACTGTCTTGATGACCTATGATTATCCTGGAAATATCAGGGAGTTGGAAAATATTATCGAACATACCTTTGTATTATGTCAGGAGGGTATTATCGATACCAGCTGTCTTCCCGAGCGGGTTACCGGACAAATGGTGTCGCCGGTAATATCCGACACCGTTGACGATGCGCTGAAAACCGTTGAAACGCAGATGATCATCGAGGCGTTGAAGCGAAATCATTATAACCGGCTTGCGGCGGCAAGGGATCTCGGGATTCATAAGAGCACGCTGTTCCGGAAAATCAAGGCCATGGAGATTGACCTGCCCAAAATCGATGGACGAACCTGCCAGAAAAAAAAGTTGTAATAGCGCATACATACGACCCTGTCGATTCAAAGCGTCTTGAAATTGCGACCGTAAAACGACCTCCCGGTTGGATTTATCGTGAAACCTGCTGCCCGAAATTCTATTAACCCACTGAAAATAAAATAAATAATCTATTCGGTTCAGATTGAAAAAATTCCCTGGCATGCAGATTGCTTTGCTAATTAGTCAGGACAGAGGGTAACCGCAATGAAAATGGCGCTGAGCGTTCGGGAAGATTGAATTTCACCGCTGTGTGGTTCGGCGCAGCGGTTTTTGATGGTGAATGCCATGACCGGACACATTACAGACCGCCGGCATATGAACGGGTTGGCCTTGAATCAGTGGTTTTAACGGCCTTAAAGCTGTATGAAACCGGGTCTCACGGATTTAATTTGCGGCGTCCCATATCCCGGGATTCATTTGGCCCCCGAAAAGGATCGGGGGGTGGCAAGGGTGGTGGCAAAAACGGATCATAATGGTAATGCATACAGGGAGGCAAACGATGCCAGGTGGAGATAGAACAGGTCCGGCAGGAATGGGATCTATGACAGGACGAGGTATCGGCTATTGCGCCGGTTATCCGGCGCCGCGGTACGGGCATCCCGGTTATGGCCGTGGAATTGGATTGGATCGGGGCTTCCGGGGCGGTCGGGGAGGCGGGTATGGATATGGTTGGTCCAATACCATTTCGTTTCCGGGGCTGTCGTTCCGTGAGCAGGCGTTGCAGGCTCTTAAAATTCGGGTTTCATATCTCGGGGGGGCATTGGAGACGATCGAAAAACAAATCTCTAATCTTGAAGACGCCGGGGAGTGAGCTTGAATTTTGAATTGCTCCGGGGTGTGGATAAAATTTGTCGTACTTCCCCGGTATCACCCGATGTCGGGGGCGGCGGGTGTCTTGTTGATTTTTTGACTTATGAAATGCGGATATTGTGTAATCAAAGGTCAAAGGCGCAAAGGGGTCAAGTTTTCGTTTGACTCTTTTTCCCGAAGCCGGTTTTTCAATTTTTACATCAGGTTGCGTTGAATTTTCACATGGATGTAAGTGGCCTCCCGTGGGATCTACATAAATGTTGCATTTTTTCTCACATCCCCTTCTGCTTTCCGGATTGTTTCATTGGTTTTTTCATAGAAATCTACCGCTGGAATCCTTGCAGATGGCTGATTCGTACCGGCTGAAAAACCGATTCGGCTTTCTGATTTGATAACCCGCGGTATTGATCTGGCACATGAGTTGCATTTTTGCGTTAACGGGCCGTTTCGTTATCCGGAAAGGTGTGGGGCCCATGTTGCCAAGCGGATCTGAATTACGCAATCAGGAAAAAAGGATGGGGAACAAGTCATGAAACGGTTACTGATTATCAAGGCCGGCACGACGTTTACCTCCCTTGCCTCGCGGCTGGGGGATTTTGATACATGGGTCATCAATCATATGTACTATGCCGGCGATATCATCTCTGTCGTTGATGGCTGCTCGGGTTGTGAACTGCCGGATTCCCGCCGGTATGGCGGCATCATCGTGACCGGTTCTCATTCGATGGTGACCGATGGGGAACCCTGGAGCGAGCAGCTGGCCGCATGGATACACCAGGCTGTAACACAGGAAATTCCCCTGCTGGGGATCTGTTACGGACACCAGCTCCTGGCGTATGCCATGGGCGGCACCGTCGGTTACCACACGGGGGGGATGGAAATCGGAACGGTCAGAATCGAATTAAATTCCGCGGGAATTCATGACCCGCTGCTGGGTACGCTGCCCGCATCGTTTTACGCGCATGTCTGCCATTCTCAGACAGTTTTGCAATTGCCGGAATCAGCAACGGTTCTGGCCTCGAACGCCTTTGATCCCCATCATGCGTTTGCTGTCGGTACCTGCGCCTGGGGAGTTCAGTTTCACCCCGAATTTGATGCCGAAATTGTATCCGAATACATTACGGAGATGGCTTCGGATCTGGAAAAAATGGGGATACAGGCAGTCAGCTGTTACGCCGGTGTCCGCCAAACGCTTCGCTCCAATCAGCTTCTCGAAGCATTTTTTAATTTTTGTAAACAAAGGGACAATGAAAAAGGGACCGACTGGAAATTTTCCTCAGACAGATGCCCTGAAGTTTCTGTTTAGGGTTCGCTCAGAAATAAGTTCGCAATTTTAAGTATTGAGGCGCTTGTCTGGCAAGGCACGAAAGCGCAGGAATATCAAGCATATTCCGAGCGTTCGTAACGCAGCCAGACAGGATGCATCGGCGCTTAAAATGTGAAGTTATTTTTGAGTGAGCCCTTAGGGCCACGCCTTTGTCGAGGACGACAGCTACCCTGTCATTTCCGATCAGGCAGAAAATTCGATACGGTCATTTGGTTTTTCCGGATTTATTGATAAACGCGCGAAGCGTTGACGATATCGATCAGGCCGTATCGATCAGAAAAGCGCTGTTATGGATTGACAGCACAGCCATACCATCGTACAACTCCTGTTGTTCGGGCATCTTCCCCGATTGATTTCCTGCGGAACGGGAATTTCAGCCCATCAGATCCTGATGTGATTTTGCCTCCGGCAAAGCAATCCGACCCCATACAATTTTGTTGAAGGAATGATATTATGATTAAAATTAATGAAAATTATCTGAGACTTCAGTCCTCTTATCTGTTTACGGATATCGCCCACCGGGTTGCTGCCTTTCAGAAGGCCAATCCGGATCAGGAAGTGATTAAGCTGGGTATCGGCGATGTGACCCGGGCCCTTCCCGGTGCCTGTATCGAGGCCTTTCACAGGGCAGTGGATGAAATGGCCGATGACGGCAAATTTCGCGGATACGGCCCGGAGCAGGGATATGCGTTTTTGCGTGAAACGATCGCCCGTCATGATTTTCAGGATCGGGGAGCGGCCATCTCGGCGGATGAAATTTTTATCAGCGACGGGGCTAAATGCGATACCGGAAACATTCAGGAAATTTTTGGCGCAGATATCCGGATAGCGGTTCCGGACCCGGTTTACCCGGTTTATGTGGATACCAACGTCATGGCCGGCCGGGCCGGGGAATTTAAAAACGGCAGATATGAGGGGCTGTATTATCTGGACAGCACCCGGGAAAACGGTTTTGTTCCTGCGCCGCCTCAATCACCGGTGGATTTGATTTATCTGTGCTTTCCCAACAATCCCACCGGTGTTGCCATTACCCGCGATCAGCTGAAGGCCTGGGTGGACTATGCCCGGGAGCATCGGGCGCTGATTCTTTTTGATGCGGCGTATGAGGCTTTTATCCGGGATGAGCGTCTTCCCCGGTCCATTTATGAAATCGACGGGGCCAGAGAGGTGGCCATCGAGTTCAGGAGTTTTTCTAAAACCGCCGGATTTACCGGAACCCGGTGTGCGTTTACGGTCGTGCCAAAAGACTGCATGGCCTATGATGCAGCGGGTGAAAAACATGACCTGCACTCTCTGTGGAACCGCCGTCACTGCACGAAGTTCAACGGCGTGTCCTATCCGGTTCAACGGGCGGCCGAGGCGATTTACAGCAATGAGGGGAAATGGCAGATCCGCGAGCTGGTTGATTATTATCTGAAAAATGCCGCGTTGATCCGCAGCGAGATGACCGCGATGGGATTTGACTGTGTGGGGGGAGAAAACTCTCCGTACATCTGGGTCGACGGCAGCCGGGATTCGTGGGAGTTTTTTGACCTGCTGCTGAAAAGAGCCGGCGTGGTCTGTACGCCCGGCGCGGGATTCGGTAAATGCGGTCAGGGTTTTATCCGCATCAGCGCGTTTAACCACTATGAAAACGTTCAGCGGGCCATGGCCCGGATCAAGACGGCGCTGTAGCGGTTTGACATTTAAAAGAAGCGTTAAAAAAAGCCCGGCGGGTAAGCTGTCTTCCGGGCTTTTTGCGTTATGGTCGAAACGGTTTTTCTGCGTGGGAGAAAAAGAGTCAAACGGAGACTTGACCCCTTATTTTTCCGTGCAGGTCAGGATGGCTGTGTGCAGGCGATTCGCCGGGCCTGTTTGTCGTAAGCCAGCTGAATCCGGTCTTCGGTGGTGTCAAAAAGGCTCTGCTGCGGAATTTTCATCAGTTTCATCAACCGGTTTTCGGCATCCTGTTGGGTTTCCAGGCTACCGTCGTCGAGAATATGGGAGATGCTTACGGGCTGGTGTCGAAGCTGCCGGCATATGAGAATCATTCGATGACAGGTCACCGGGTCCTTTTCCGCACACATCAGGGCGACTCGTTCCGCGTGGATGTGCTTCCACAGCCTTGTCATTCCGGTTTTAAAAATATCCGTTCTGGCCAGCAGGTCATATTGTATCCTGCCGTTCCGGCAGCAGGCCGGATCCGTAGAGCGATGGCCCAGTTCACGCCCCAGAAATAAATACTTGATGCCGTGTGAATTCAAATCCCGCATGAGAGTATCTTTTGTAAACCGGGGATTGTATCTGCTGTAAGGGGATGAGCGCACATCACAGACCGTGGTGATCTCATACTGTTTCAGCAGATTGGTAAACCGGCGGGGGCTGTGGGTTGAGTAACCGATAGTGTAAACGGAGATCATTGCATTATTTATCCGATGTAAGGTTGATGGTTTTGTAAAAAGTAGCCGCATCCGTCATTTCTGTGCGGGAGTTCGGAACATGTTGAAATGACAGTTGTCTTATTTTCAGGAAAATGGCAAATAAGGGCTGAATATAACCTTTTACAAGGGCATCAAAGTTGTTATAGGAATTTTGTTTTTCCCGTTTATTTTTTTCTTATAACATAAACAGGGCGTTGGCGGAACCGGTTTGTTTCAAGTGGCTGAGGATGGCGTTTTTTACCGGAAGAACAAAGAGATTTTCAACCGACGGTTAAATTGACATTTCCCCCAAATGGCCCTATGAAGAGTTGTCCCGGAATAATGGGAATAATCGTTTAACAGAAAGATGAGTTCGGTTCTGATGGATGCGTTTTCGTTAATAGTAATCAAGTTGATTCCCCTTTACCTGATCATGCTGACCGGATTTCTGGCCGGGCGGTTTCTGAGTGTGAGCGCCGAAACCATTGCCAACCTTTTAATCTATGTGATTTCGCCGGTTGTTTACCTGGGATATGTATCCACCGTGCCCATCAGCATTTCCACACTCAGCTTGCCGGTTCTGGTATTTGTCCTGTGTACGGTGATGGAGGTCGTGTTTTACTTTTTTTCCCGGTTGTTTTTCCGGGATGCGACGGTCAACCTGGTGGCTGTATCGGCGGCTACCGCAAATTCGGGCTATTTTGGAATTCCCCTGTTTCTGCTTCTGTTCGGGGACCAGGGCCTGGGGGTCTATATGTTGGCCATCACGGGGATGCTGATATTCCAATTGACTCTGGGGTATTATGTCATTGCCCGCGGCAATTTTACCGTTGCCGACAGTCTCAAAAAGATGCTGACCCTGCCGCCGGTCTATGCGGTCATCATCGGGGTGATCCTGTCTGTGACACACACCTCCCTGCCGCCGGTTGTGGTGGACATGATCGGAAATTTCCGCAGTGCCTACATGGTCCTGGGGGTAATGATGATCGGTCTGTCCATCGCCGGGATTCGCCATTTCAGTATTGACTGGCGCTATATTTCGATCACCTTTTTTGCCAAATTTCTTGTCTGGCCCCTGCTGGTGGCCATCGTGATCGGTGCGGACCGGTATATGTTCCGGATGTTCAATCCCTTGATCTACAACTGCCTGATCATTCTGGCGGTGGTGCCACTGCTGGTCGATCTGGTGCTGTTTGCTACGCAGCTACGGGTCGAGCCGGAAAAAGCCGCTACGGGCGTATTCCTCAGCACGCTGTTTGCGTTAGTCTATATTCCGGTGGCGTGCATGCTGTTCATTCGATAAAAGTTCCTTGCTTCTTATCTTTTGCCTCAAACGAAGTGGCCCTCCAGCGATAGCGGTCCTCATTTCCGCCCGCAGGGCGTTACTGGATTTTGACAAGAACAGGGAAGCCCTACGGTGCATTTTCCGCATA
This portion of the Desulfobacterales bacterium genome encodes:
- a CDS encoding DUF488 domain-containing protein → MISVYTIGYSTHSPRRFTNLLKQYEITTVCDVRSSPYSRYNPRFTKDTLMRDLNSHGIKYLFLGRELGHRSTDPACCRNGRIQYDLLARTDIFKTGMTRLWKHIHAERVALMCAEKDPVTCHRMILICRQLRHQPVSISHILDDGSLETQQDAENRLMKLMKIPQQSLFDTTEDRIQLAYDKQARRIACTQPS
- a CDS encoding sigma 54-interacting transcriptional regulator codes for the protein MKKKTLKSIPNFVTDIILESISEGVFTVDHEWRITSFNRAAEQITGISRGEAVGKHCWDVFRSNMCEIDCALRRTMKQGKPFVDTATYIVNSEKRSIPVVVCTSLLKDENGTVLGGVETFRDMSMVEELRRKLDARNQIGDMVSRSPAMHKIFAILPQVAESGSTVLIQGETGTGKELLARALHALSPRKDKPFVAINCGALPDTLLESELFGYKAGAFTDARKDKSGHFERARGGSIFLDEIGDISPAFQVRLLRVLQERTFYPLGSTKPENADVRIIAASNKDLDELVKAGSFREDLFYRIHVVRLDLPPLRHRKEDIPLLAEHFIQRLNLQRGRTVQGLSHEALTVLMTYDYPGNIRELENIIEHTFVLCQEGIIDTSCLPERVTGQMVSPVISDTVDDALKTVETQMIIEALKRNHYNRLAAARDLGIHKSTLFRKIKAMEIDLPKIDGRTCQKKKL
- a CDS encoding glutamine amidotransferase, which codes for MKRLLIIKAGTTFTSLASRLGDFDTWVINHMYYAGDIISVVDGCSGCELPDSRRYGGIIVTGSHSMVTDGEPWSEQLAAWIHQAVTQEIPLLGICYGHQLLAYAMGGTVGYHTGGMEIGTVRIELNSAGIHDPLLGTLPASFYAHVCHSQTVLQLPESATVLASNAFDPHHAFAVGTCAWGVQFHPEFDAEIVSEYITEMASDLEKMGIQAVSCYAGVRQTLRSNQLLEAFFNFCKQRDNEKGTDWKFSSDRCPEVSV
- a CDS encoding LL-diaminopimelate aminotransferase — translated: MIKINENYLRLQSSYLFTDIAHRVAAFQKANPDQEVIKLGIGDVTRALPGACIEAFHRAVDEMADDGKFRGYGPEQGYAFLRETIARHDFQDRGAAISADEIFISDGAKCDTGNIQEIFGADIRIAVPDPVYPVYVDTNVMAGRAGEFKNGRYEGLYYLDSTRENGFVPAPPQSPVDLIYLCFPNNPTGVAITRDQLKAWVDYAREHRALILFDAAYEAFIRDERLPRSIYEIDGAREVAIEFRSFSKTAGFTGTRCAFTVVPKDCMAYDAAGEKHDLHSLWNRRHCTKFNGVSYPVQRAAEAIYSNEGKWQIRELVDYYLKNAALIRSEMTAMGFDCVGGENSPYIWVDGSRDSWEFFDLLLKRAGVVCTPGAGFGKCGQGFIRISAFNHYENVQRAMARIKTAL
- a CDS encoding cyclase family protein; the encoded protein is MHIVDLTHSLAPGMPVYPGSEPPLFTPVCLIEEVGFREQKLTFFSHTGTHIDAPAHILKEAKTLDLL
- a CDS encoding DUF5320 domain-containing protein, with translation MPGGDRTGPAGMGSMTGRGIGYCAGYPAPRYGHPGYGRGIGLDRGFRGGRGGGYGYGWSNTISFPGLSFREQALQALKIRVSYLGGALETIEKQISNLEDAGE